The DNA sequence CTTGGCTTGCCGCGGCAAGATAGCCACTTACCCAAGCCTGTTGAATCGGGTTGAGTTGTGCGACGAGCTGATTGAGCTGTGTAATTTGCTCAGCAGATAGCGGAGAGGCAGTCGCATTAAGTTGTTGTACAAGTTGTGTTGGGCTCATTGGTATTGTTCTTTCTTTTAAACCGAGTAAATGATTTTAGAAACGAACAAACAAAACAATAAACAGCCTATTGATTTCGATTTATTCCAAAAAGTTATATTGGGCGGAAGGCCCCCGTTTATAAAGGCTTGGAGGTCAGACCGGAGTTATATGTTTTTTTACTATGAGTTAGAACAAAAAGCGTTTAGGCTATTCCTACAATAATAATTATAAGACTTTGGAAGGTCATTGATATGTCAGCGGTTTCCAGCAGTAAAAGTCAAAGACGGTTTTTAGTAGTATTTAATCCGACGCCTCAGCGTTTAAGAAAAGTGCGTTTAAAGAAGTTACTCGATGCGATCAAAGCAACGGGAGACGAATGGTTTTTGTATGCGACCGAGCAAGGTTTGGCAGCCAATGGCGCAGTTTTAAAAACTCGACTCGAGGGCGTTACGGACCTCATCGTGGTCGGTGGTGATGGCACCTTTAATATAGCGATCAACAGCTTACCATTTGATATCAAATCAAAGACACTACCATTTAGAGTTGGCTTGCTGCCTTCTGGCACAGGGAATGACTTTGCGCGTGCTTGGTATGGCAAAGATATGAATATCGATGAGATAATTGACGTACTGTTAGATAATCACTGCCAAACCTTACATTTGGGTGAGTGTGAAATGGTTCAGTCGACTCGGCTTTTTCACAATGTGATGGGGGCTGGTTTTGACGCGATGATTTCGAAAGAGCTCGAACACAAAAAAACACCGTTTAGAAGTTTGAGTTATCTGTGGTCTGCGATTAAATATATTCCATTTTACGAAGAGCCTGAGTGCACCTACAAATCATCACACACTAAACGCGAATTTCGCAATTTACTCACCGCATTTTGTAATTCCAAATACTTTGGCGGTGGTTTGCCCATTGCACCTATGGCCGATGCATCGAGTGCTCGCTTGGATGTGATTTCTGCAGGTCAGATGC is a window from the Psychrosphaera ytuae genome containing:
- a CDS encoding diacylglycerol/lipid kinase family protein, which gives rise to MSAVSSSKSQRRFLVVFNPTPQRLRKVRLKKLLDAIKATGDEWFLYATEQGLAANGAVLKTRLEGVTDLIVVGGDGTFNIAINSLPFDIKSKTLPFRVGLLPSGTGNDFARAWYGKDMNIDEIIDVLLDNHCQTLHLGECEMVQSTRLFHNVMGAGFDAMISKELEHKKTPFRSLSYLWSAIKYIPFYEEPECTYKSSHTKREFRNLLTAFCNSKYFGGGLPIAPMADASSARLDVISAGQMPLINKFKLIGKLVAGSHMSSPDIFTETLNKEAFAQIETEGLELEADGEFIGYSPCKVDVSDYHLALKAPR